The candidate division KSB1 bacterium nucleotide sequence GAGCTGTTGGATTTATTTTGCTAGGATGAATCTAATAAATTATGATTCTATCTAACAATTATCGTTTTCACAACACCCTCTTTTGTTGGGCTTTGGAAGTGTGCAAAATAGATACCACCAGAAACATTCTGCGGCCAATTCCAGAGCACCGATCTTTGTGTCCCTGCTTCAATTGATTGTTGTATGCTATCAACCTTCTGGCCCCTGATATTGTAAATCGTTATTGTTACTGGTTCTGTTTCTGTCATATCAACCAAAAATCTTGTATAGTTGGATGCAAAATTTGTTCGAGGAGGATGAAGCGAAAATCCATCCGGGATTACATTAGACCCACCAGTGGAAGCCGGTCCAAAATAATTTACAGCATCGAGAGCGTTAGCAATGCCATATCCCATGAAATTATCGGGAGAGCTCGATTGCGATGCTGTTGAGGTGAGAGCGGTTAGCATATCGCTTGGGTTTAATTCAGGATGTCTTTCTAAAATGAGAGCACAAATCCCCGCTACTAAAGGAGCTGAAAAAGAAGTTCCCGTAACTGTACCAATTCTTTGATTGTGTCCTGGGTCAACTGCTGTAACTCTTGTGCCCTTAGCCATTACATCGGGTTTGATCCGGTTATCTGCCGTTGGCCCTATTGAGCTCCTGCTATAACGAGAACCATCTGAGTTCACTCCGCCAACAGTGACGACTCCAATACCATCTGCAGGACTCCACACATATGGCCATTCAGAAACCAACCCTTCATTTCCGGCGGATACCACTATAATGATGCCTTTGGTTACAGCTGTGGAAGCGGTAATTGAAGTAACCATGGTATGTCCATCTAAAGCGCTGTACGGATAGCTAAAGCCATCGTCAAAAACAAGATACCCCAAAGAGGTCGAAATAATATCCGTGCCCAGGCTATCGGCCCATTCGACTGCTGCAACCCAATTGTCCTCCTCTGTTCTTGTTTCCGTCGGGATATGCTCTGTTTTTGCCAATGCATAAGTTGCACCATATGCGGGACCAATTAAACTCTGCGGTAAAAACCCACCAATGACAGACAACACCTGTGTTCCATGATTGTGTTGACTGCTAATGTCTTGTCCGTCTTCGTTGTGAGTGATGTCATCGTTGTTTATAAAATCTCGTTCAACCAAAATATCCAAATGTTGAAGTGATTCGTGCAAATCAAAAAAGAAACCACTATCCAATAAGGTGATTAAAACATCCTTACCTGTCAGCCCTTCCTCGTGCAGGGGGTCGATATTACAAAT carries:
- a CDS encoding S8 family peptidase, which encodes MISKKFVLWIVCIGALLTTTMIGFSKADDIEKKYWIYFVDKGPIATDQLNKIVRQNLSQRAISRRIKRGTPGKSFDESDLPVYNKYIQQIKDEGIKIVRRSRWLNAISVITGKSEIEKLSALPFVKKTSPVGIYKREANDSEFKNSSIPKSNAKSFGLDYGPSLNQIQICNIDPLHEEGLTGKDVLITLLDSGFFFDLHESLQHLDILVERDFINNDDITHNEDGQDISSQHNHGTQVLSVIGGFLPQSLIGPAYGATYALAKTEHIPTETRTEEDNWVAAVEWADSLGTDIISTSLGYLVFDDGFSYPYSALDGHTMVTSITASTAVTKGIIIVVSAGNEGLVSEWPYVWSPADGIGVVTVGGVNSDGSRYSRSSIGPTADNRIKPDVMAKGTRVTAVDPGHNQRIGTVTGTSFSAPLVAGICALILERHPELNPSDMLTALTSTASQSSSPDNFMGYGIANALDAVNYFGPASTGGSNVIPDGFSLHPPRTNFASNYTRFLVDMTETEPVTITIYNIRGQKVDSIQQSIEAGTQRSVLWNWPQNVSGGIYFAHFQSPTKEGVVKTIIVR